One region of Primulina tabacum isolate GXHZ01 chromosome 1, ASM2559414v2, whole genome shotgun sequence genomic DNA includes:
- the LOC142508533 gene encoding F-box/FBD/LRR-repeat protein At1g13570-like: MEVSVQIDSNAGEKPRMSETDDDGEDIISNLPESIISRILSLLPTKDALGTCVLSKNWEYKWTSVCNIVIDDSKRFSLKKTRKKSVVYFVDRIFILSHTSRLKRFHLSFQQEYDACRIMTWISAALMRNIDDLLIVYDYGGVVVPRCLFDCIPLTKLKLQLPCVFRPVQNWFSNLKVLRLCKVEILNDHAPSNSVEA, encoded by the coding sequence ATGGAGGTAAGTGTTCAAATTGACAGCAATGCAGGTGAGAAACCAAGAATGAGCGAGACAGATGACGATGGTGAAGACATTATTAGTAACTTGCCTGAAAGTATTATTAGTCGAATTCTGTCCCTCCTACCAACAAAGGACGCCCTGGGAACTTGTGTTCTGTCCAAGAATTGGGAATATAAATGGACTTCTGTTTGCAATATAGTCATCGACGATAGCAAGCGATTTTCTCTTAAGAAAACTAGGAAGAAGAGTGTTGTTTATTTTGTGGACAGGATTTTCATCCTTTCTCATACTTCGAGATTAAAAAGGTTTCACCTTTCATTTCAACAGGAGTATGATGCATGTCGAATAATGACATGGATATCTGCTGCGTTGATGAGAAACATTGATGATTTGCTAATAGTTTATGATTATGGAGGTGTTGTTGTACCCCGTTGCCTTTTTGATTGTATCCCATTGACAAAACTGAAGTTACAATTGCCTTGCGTTTTCAGGCCAGTCCAGAATTGGTTTTCCAATCTTAAAGTTCTGCGTCTTTGTAAAGTTGAAATTCTAAACGACCATGCTCCCAGTAATAgtgtagaggcctaa